A portion of the Juglans microcarpa x Juglans regia isolate MS1-56 chromosome 1D, Jm3101_v1.0, whole genome shotgun sequence genome contains these proteins:
- the LOC121239258 gene encoding probable membrane-associated kinase regulator 1, translating into MGKRTAKNPKSHTLPSSPSHSFSSSSSSDFEFTISVSPRKAFTTLCPADELFYKGQLLPLHLSPRLSMVRTLLASSSTSSSDTTTTASRDSTGSSNDSHSSFNSDLVLLVDCDSSRPSSVTEDDDFKRLPNPKLQSQIHFGHQIKKSKYFSFSRFSSVFRKEPKNRDPDNVSASSVKRMSTTAKEVIRRYLKKVKPLYEKLSQKQQQQQQKMGGVPCTMLATAVSLPSKAEISAKDTEISGKSTRKENGGGFSHSFSGNLRYPRRRSCVSSCPSSMRSSPTHSGVLNRTGYTGTGRVGGVNYTDTSSMEELQSAIQGAIAHCKNSMIQNKSMLSNEI; encoded by the coding sequence ATGGGGAAGAGAACGGCGAAAAACCCCAAATCCCATACTCTCCCATCCTCGCcctctcactctttctcttcctcttcctcctcagaTTTCGAGTTTACCATTTCTGTCTCCCCTCGCAAAGCTTTCACCACTCTCTGCCCAGCCGATGAGCTCTTCTACAAGGGCCAGCTCCTGCCTCTCCACCTCTCTCCCCGCCTCTCCATGGTCCGCACTCTTCTCGCTTCCTCAAGCACCTCCTCCTCCGACACCACCACCACTGCCTCCCGAGACTCCACCGGCAGCTCCAACGACTCACACTCCTCCTTCAACAGCGACCTCGTCTTGCTCGTCGACTGCGACTCGTCCAGACCCAGCTCAGTCACCGAGGACGACGACTTCAAGCGCCTTCCCAACCCTAAACTCCAAAGTCAAATCCATTTCGGCCACCAGATTAAGAAGAGCAAGTAtttctccttctcaagattCTCATCTGTATTCCGAAAAGAACCCAAAAACCGTGACCCCGATAACGTATCCGCGTCTTCTGTTAAAAGAATGAGCACTACGGCTAAAGAAGTTATCAGAAggtatttgaaaaaagtgaaaccGTTGTATGAAAAACTATCCCAgaaacagcagcagcagcagcaaaaaATGGGTGGAGTTCCGTGTACGATGCTAGCTACCGCTGTGTCTTTGCCGTCGAAAGCAGAGATATCAGCAAAAGACACGGAAATATCGGGGAAAAGTACGAGGAAAGAAAACGGCGGTGGATTTTCTCACTCTTTCTCAGGCAACTTGAGGTATCCAAGAAGGAGAAGCTGCGTTTCAAGCTGTCCGTCGTCGATGCGTTCGTCGCCGACTCACTCGGGGGTTCTTAACCGTACCGGGTATACGGGAACGGGCAGGGTTGGAGGGGTGAACTACACCGACACGTCGTCAATGGAGGAGTTGCAGAGCGCTATTCAAGGAGCAATTGCCCATTGCAAGAATTCCATGATTCAAAACAAGTCTATGCTCAGTAACGAGATCTGA
- the LOC121254944 gene encoding cyclin-T1-5-like isoform X2, with translation MSFPWNFHSQGGTTNDDYRSSFSRNNFSNNNRNRRNNYSNRNYRNINDFPGTLWQHNDSFYHVKPENFTHANRNGMGVPSLKRRKFSASTWGGSGRHYVLPGTYDLAPSTCNYVVRPTRHNAEASMSTNFKRDRSQLEDDEPAFMSRDEIERHSPSRKDGIDALREAHLRYSYCTFLQNLGLQLELPQTTIGTAMVLCHRFFVRQSHASHDRFLIATATLFLAAKSEETPRPLNNVLRASCEISRRQDVSFLSHLLPTGWFELYRERVIEAEHRILSTLNFELNVQHPYAPLTSVLDKLGLSQTVLVNLALNLVSEGVYTRLISVLACMIFLPGGLICCSWKVLFYI, from the exons ATGTCTTTTCCATGGAATTTCCATTCGCAAGGAGGCACCACTAATGATGACTACCGGTCCTCCTTCAGCAGGAACAATTTCAGCAACAACAACAGGAATAGAAGGAACAATTATAGTAATAGGAATTATAGGAATATCAATGACTTCCCAGGGACACTTTGGCAGCATAATGACAGTTTTTATCATGTTAAGCCGGAAAATTTCACTCATGCTAATCGTAATGGCATGGGAGTGCCATCTTTGAAAAGGAGAAAGTTTTCAGCTTCTACTTGGGGAGGTAGTGGGAGACACTATGTGTTGCCTGGGACATATGACTTGGCCCCTTCGACCTGCAATTATGTAGTCCGTCCTACAAGACACAATGCAGAGGCCTCTATGTCCACTAACTTTAAACGTGACCGCTCACAATTGGAAGACGATGAACCAGCCTTCATGTCAAGGGATGAGATTGAGAGACACTCCCCGTCAAGAAAAGATGGTATCGATGCTCTTCGTGAAGCTCATTTGCGGTACTCATACTGCACCTTCCTTCAGAATCTTGGATTGCAACTCGAGTT GCCCCAAACCACTATTGGCACTGCCATGGTTCTGTGCCACCGATTTTTTGTTCGACAATCACATGCTTCCCATGATAGATTT TTGATTGCTACTGCCACCCTTTTTCTCGCTGCAAAGTCTGAGGAGACTCCACGCCCTTTAAACAATGTGCTGAGAGCATCTTGTGAAATTTCCCGTAGGCAGGATGTTTCTTTCTTGTCCCATTTGCTTCCTACT GGCTGGTTTGAGCTTTATCGGGAACGAGTGATTGAGGCTGAGCATAGGATACTGTCTACTCTAAATTTTGAGCTTAATGTGCAGCATCCATATGCTCCTCTTACGTCTGTTCTTGACAAATTAGGTCTTTCACAAACTGTTTTGGTCAATTTGGCATTGAACTTGGTCAGTGAAGG GGTCTACACAAGATTGATTAGCGTGCTCGCATGTATGATTTTCTTACCTGGCGGATTGATATGCTGTTCTTGGAAAGTTTTGTTTTACATCTGA
- the LOC121254944 gene encoding cyclin-T1-5-like isoform X1, with amino-acid sequence MSFPWNFHSQGGTTNDDYRSSFSRNNFSNNNRNRRNNYSNRNYRNINDFPGTLWQHNDSFYHVKPENFTHANRNGMGVPSLKRRKFSASTWGGSGRHYVLPGTYDLAPSTCNYVVRPTRHNAEASMSTNFKRDRSQLEDDEPAFMSRDEIERHSPSRKDGIDALREAHLRYSYCTFLQNLGLQLELPQTTIGTAMVLCHRFFVRQSHASHDRFLIATATLFLAAKSEETPRPLNNVLRASCEISRRQDVSFLSHLLPTGWFELYRERVIEAEHRILSTLNFELNVQHPYAPLTSVLDKLGLSQTVLVNLALNLVSEGLRSSLWLQFKSHHIAAGAVFLAAKFLNLDLTSYQNIWQEFQTTPEIIQDVSQQLMELF; translated from the exons ATGTCTTTTCCATGGAATTTCCATTCGCAAGGAGGCACCACTAATGATGACTACCGGTCCTCCTTCAGCAGGAACAATTTCAGCAACAACAACAGGAATAGAAGGAACAATTATAGTAATAGGAATTATAGGAATATCAATGACTTCCCAGGGACACTTTGGCAGCATAATGACAGTTTTTATCATGTTAAGCCGGAAAATTTCACTCATGCTAATCGTAATGGCATGGGAGTGCCATCTTTGAAAAGGAGAAAGTTTTCAGCTTCTACTTGGGGAGGTAGTGGGAGACACTATGTGTTGCCTGGGACATATGACTTGGCCCCTTCGACCTGCAATTATGTAGTCCGTCCTACAAGACACAATGCAGAGGCCTCTATGTCCACTAACTTTAAACGTGACCGCTCACAATTGGAAGACGATGAACCAGCCTTCATGTCAAGGGATGAGATTGAGAGACACTCCCCGTCAAGAAAAGATGGTATCGATGCTCTTCGTGAAGCTCATTTGCGGTACTCATACTGCACCTTCCTTCAGAATCTTGGATTGCAACTCGAGTT GCCCCAAACCACTATTGGCACTGCCATGGTTCTGTGCCACCGATTTTTTGTTCGACAATCACATGCTTCCCATGATAGATTT TTGATTGCTACTGCCACCCTTTTTCTCGCTGCAAAGTCTGAGGAGACTCCACGCCCTTTAAACAATGTGCTGAGAGCATCTTGTGAAATTTCCCGTAGGCAGGATGTTTCTTTCTTGTCCCATTTGCTTCCTACT GGCTGGTTTGAGCTTTATCGGGAACGAGTGATTGAGGCTGAGCATAGGATACTGTCTACTCTAAATTTTGAGCTTAATGTGCAGCATCCATATGCTCCTCTTACGTCTGTTCTTGACAAATTAGGTCTTTCACAAACTGTTTTGGTCAATTTGGCATTGAACTTGGTCAGTGAAGG ACTTCGAAGCTCACTGTGGCTTCAATTCAAATCTCATCATATTGCTGCTGGAGCTGTCTTCCTTGCTGCTAAGTTTCTGAATTTAGATCTTACTTCTTATCAAAATATCTGGCAGGAGTTCCAAACGACACCAGAAATTATTCAAG ATGTATCGCAGCAATTGATGGAGCTTTTCTGA